One genomic segment of Falco cherrug isolate bFalChe1 chromosome 13, bFalChe1.pri, whole genome shotgun sequence includes these proteins:
- the NEK2 gene encoding serine/threonine-protein kinase Nek2, translated as MLSRPDDYEVLLTIGAGSYGRCRKVRRKADGKILVWKELDYGSMTEAEKQMLVSEVNLLRELRHPNIVRYYDRIVDRSSTTLYIVMEYCDGGDLASLIARCTKQRHYLEESFVLRVLTQLTLALKECHRRSDGGVTVHRDLKPANVFLDGKQNVKLGDFGLARILHHDTSFAKTFVGTPYYMSPEQMNHMSYNEKSDIWSLGCLLYELCALSPPFRAYNQKELAEKIREGKFRRIPYRYSEQLNELLKEMLNVKDYCRPSVEDILQHPLIADLVTEEQRQNSDKRGWRSWEPEKLQHSDAAMSELKRKEQHLQEREQAIKEREQRLEQRERELCVRERLAEDKLARAENLMRNYSLYKQQIALACADGPDNALLLPFSTTKKKVHFGSEENLVPPCNVENHPLSKGKSSDLRKRLYAANLRAQALSELEKNYQLKSRQILGMR; from the exons ATGCTCAGCCGCCCCGACGACTACGAGGTGCTGCTCACCATCGGCGCCGGCTCCTACGGCAGGTGCCGCAAGGTGCGCCGCAAGGCCGACGGCAAG ATCTTGGTATGGAAGGAGCTGGACTATGGCTCAATGACAGAGGCAGAGAAACAAATGCTCGTTTCCGAAGTGAATTTGCTACGCGAGCTGAGACACCCGAATATTGTCCGCTATTACGATCGCATCGTCGACAGAAGCAGCACAACTCTCTACATCGTGATGGAGTATTGCGACGGTGGCGATCTGGCAAGCTTAATTGCAAGGTGCACCAAACAAAG GCATTATTTGGAAGAAAGCTTTGTTCTCAGAGTGTTGACTCAATTAACATTGGCCTTGAAGGAGTGTCACAGACGGAGTGATGGTGGAGTCACTGTGCATCGTGACCTAAAACCAGCAAATGTCTTTCTGGATGGCAAGCAGAATGTGAAACTTGGAGATTTTGGACTAGCTAGAATATTGCACCATGACACCAGCTTTGCCAAAACATTTGTTGGGACTCCATATTACATGTCTCCA gaaCAGATGAACCATATGTCATACAATGAAAAATCTGATATCTGGTCTCTGGGATGTCTCCTGTATGAATTGTGTGCTCTTTC gCCTCCGTTTAGAGCTTACAACCAAAAGGAGCTGGCAGAAAAGATAAGGGAAGGGAAGTTCAGACGAATACCATATCGTTACTCAGAGCAGTTGAATGAACTTCTCAAAGAGATGCTGAATGTAAAG GATTATTGCCGACCTTCTGTTGAAGATATTCTGCAGCACCCCTTGATAGCAGACTTGGTGACAgaagaacaaagacaaaattctGATAAAAGAGGCTGGAGATCATGGGAGCCAGAAAAACTGCAGCATTCGGATGCTGCAATGAGCGAGCTGAAACGGAAGGAACAACACTTACAGGAGCGAGAACAAGCCATTAAAGAGAGAGAACAACGTTTGGAGC AGAGAGAACGGGAACTCTGTGTTCGAGAGAGACTGGCAGAAGACAAACTTGCTAG agctgaaaactTGATGAGGAACTACAGTCTCTACAAACAGCAGATTGCATTAGCTTGTGCAGATGGTCCAG ATAACGCACTCCTACTCCCCTTTTCTACAACCAAGAAGAAAGTACACTTTGGAAGTGAAGAGAACCTTGTGCCTCCTTGTAATGTGGAAAACCATCCCCTTTCTAAAGGGAAGTCATCTGATCTCAGAAAACGTCTATATGCTGCAAATCTACGGGCTCAAGCACTgtctgaactggaaaaaaactatCAACTAAAGAGCAGACAAATCCTGGGCATGCGCTGA